In Candidatus Roseilinea sp., one DNA window encodes the following:
- the lgt gene encoding prolipoprotein diacylglyceryl transferase has translation MYPPVGPVLIEIGPLSLRWYGVLMVTAFIVAAAIAARYVERKGQNSGNVWDGLLWVLVGAVIGARLYYVFIQSPRGPNGIERYLTNPLEILNVMGGGLHIFGGFIGGAIALLLYTRRRNLPAAIYLDGAALGMPLGQAIARLGNFINQELYGPPTTLPWGLRIDPPNRIPPFNDLTHYPESTRFHPLFLYEAIWNLMGFALLNTISRRFEKQLRDGDLILLYAIWYPLGRFFLEFLRTDSWFFPGTPFNVVHVLSFLAICVAATLLVLRHRAPAKVASAQA, from the coding sequence ATGTATCCACCGGTTGGCCCTGTGTTGATCGAGATCGGACCGCTCTCGCTGCGATGGTATGGCGTGCTGATGGTGACGGCGTTCATCGTTGCGGCGGCGATTGCAGCGCGCTATGTGGAGCGCAAAGGGCAGAACAGCGGCAACGTATGGGATGGGCTGCTCTGGGTGTTGGTGGGCGCGGTGATCGGCGCGCGGCTGTACTATGTGTTCATCCAGTCCCCGCGCGGGCCGAACGGCATCGAGCGTTACCTGACCAACCCGCTCGAAATCCTCAACGTGATGGGAGGCGGGTTGCATATCTTCGGCGGGTTCATCGGCGGCGCGATCGCACTGCTGCTCTACACGCGCCGGCGGAACTTGCCGGCGGCGATCTACCTCGACGGCGCCGCCTTGGGCATGCCACTCGGCCAGGCCATCGCCCGGCTGGGCAACTTCATCAATCAGGAACTCTACGGGCCGCCGACGACGCTGCCGTGGGGCTTGCGCATTGACCCGCCCAATCGCATCCCGCCGTTCAACGACCTAACGCACTATCCGGAGAGCACGCGCTTTCACCCGCTGTTCCTCTATGAGGCGATCTGGAACCTGATGGGATTTGCACTGCTGAACACCATCTCGCGCCGGTTCGAGAAGCAACTGCGCGATGGCGATCTGATCCTCCTGTATGCCATCTGGTATCCGCTGGGGCGGTTTTTTTTGGAGTTCCTGCGCACCGACTCGTGGTTCTTCCCCGGCACGCCGTTCAACGTCGTGCACGTGTTGTCGTTCCTGGCGATCTGCGTCGCGGCGACGCTGCTGGTGTTGCGTCATCGCGCGCCGGCGAAGGTGGCATCCGCGCAGGCATAG
- the yknU gene encoding putative ABC transporter ATP-binding protein YknU, giving the protein MPRLLAFLKPHRKLVVALILVNFLLSAMLIVAPLVIKAIVDDVIGAQRLELLLPYLALLLLVTGVRAAATYFYSYGQNKLGQLVMTDVRAALYRKLLVLPYSFYDKERTGRLMSRVSSDVESTRLFLSQILIESLNHATTIVLATIALFEQSVVLALLAAGPMVASGLGMYLAHRRLSEPWARQHELVAKMSATLQDSLSGVKVVKAFAQEAQEEHKFMATVADVRAGSEHINDLWNKRWAVIGSIGRFMQLLMIGVGGYMVMGGSLSLGALVAAISLSMLLLGAVNALGTQLNAFSQTATAAVRIFELLDEPVAIRSPAQPQRLNGELRGEIEFEQVSFSYPTSRANTLQDINLRIPAGSSLAVVGATGSGKSTLVHLIGRFYDPTAGRVRVDGHDVRTLDLAELRRQIGMVAQDALLFSATIAENIAFGRPDAPREAVERAAKLAQAHEFIVKLPEGYDTKIGERGIGLSGGQRQRIAIARAILLDPRILILDDAMSAVDAETEKLLQAAIRAVMRGRTTILIAHRLSTVEQADHIIVLREGRIVEQGTHAELVRSSGYYRHVLEMQRMSAAETMSETINVNPRAIVGNAFG; this is encoded by the coding sequence ATGCCCCGGCTTCTCGCCTTCCTGAAACCGCATCGGAAGCTCGTCGTTGCCCTGATCCTCGTCAACTTCTTGTTGTCCGCCATGCTGATCGTCGCGCCCCTGGTCATCAAGGCCATTGTGGACGACGTGATCGGCGCGCAGCGGCTGGAACTCTTATTGCCTTACCTCGCCTTGTTGTTACTCGTCACCGGTGTGCGCGCAGCGGCGACCTATTTCTACTCCTATGGGCAGAACAAGCTCGGCCAACTCGTGATGACCGATGTGCGCGCGGCGCTGTATCGCAAGCTGCTCGTGCTTCCCTACAGCTTCTATGACAAAGAGCGAACCGGCCGGCTGATGAGTCGGGTGAGCAGCGACGTGGAGAGCACCCGCCTGTTCCTGTCGCAGATCTTGATCGAGTCGCTCAACCACGCGACGACCATCGTGCTGGCCACCATCGCCTTGTTTGAACAAAGCGTCGTCCTGGCGCTGCTGGCCGCGGGGCCGATGGTCGCTTCTGGCCTGGGCATGTATCTGGCCCACCGCCGTCTCAGCGAGCCATGGGCGCGGCAGCACGAACTCGTCGCCAAGATGTCGGCCACGCTGCAGGATAGCTTATCCGGTGTGAAGGTGGTCAAGGCATTCGCGCAAGAGGCCCAGGAGGAGCACAAGTTCATGGCGACTGTAGCCGATGTCCGCGCCGGCAGCGAACACATCAACGACTTGTGGAACAAGCGCTGGGCGGTGATCGGCAGCATCGGCCGCTTCATGCAACTGCTCATGATCGGGGTCGGTGGGTATATGGTCATGGGCGGCAGCTTGAGCTTGGGCGCGCTGGTCGCGGCGATCAGCCTGAGCATGCTGCTGCTCGGCGCAGTGAACGCACTCGGCACGCAGCTCAACGCCTTTAGCCAAACCGCGACGGCAGCGGTGCGCATCTTCGAGTTGCTCGACGAGCCGGTGGCGATCCGAAGCCCGGCGCAGCCGCAGCGCCTGAACGGCGAGTTGCGCGGCGAGATCGAATTTGAGCAGGTGAGCTTCAGCTATCCCACGTCGCGGGCGAACACGCTGCAGGACATCAACCTACGCATCCCCGCCGGCTCATCGCTCGCCGTCGTTGGCGCGACCGGCAGCGGCAAGAGCACACTGGTGCACCTGATCGGGCGCTTCTATGACCCTACCGCGGGCCGCGTGCGGGTGGACGGACACGATGTGCGGACGCTCGACCTTGCTGAGCTGCGCCGGCAGATCGGCATGGTTGCTCAGGATGCATTGTTGTTCTCGGCCACGATTGCAGAGAACATTGCGTTCGGCCGGCCGGATGCGCCACGCGAAGCGGTTGAGCGGGCAGCGAAACTGGCGCAGGCGCATGAATTCATCGTCAAGTTGCCGGAAGGCTATGACACTAAGATCGGCGAGCGCGGCATCGGGCTGTCCGGCGGGCAGCGCCAGCGCATCGCCATCGCACGCGCCATCCTCCTCGACCCGCGCATCTTGATCCTGGACGACGCGATGTCGGCGGTGGACGCCGAGACCGAGAAGCTGCTGCAGGCGGCCATCCGCGCGGTGATGCGCGGCCGGACGACCATCCTCATCGCCCATCGGCTGTCTACCGTGGAGCAGGCCGATCACATTATTGTGTTGCGCGAGGGCCGGATCGTCGAGCAAGGCACGCACGCCGAGCTCGTGCGCAGCAGCGGTTACTACCGCCACGTGCTGGAGATGCAACGCATGAGCGCCGCCGAGACGATGAGCGAGACGATCAACGTCAACCCACGCGCGATCGTCGGGAATGCCTTCGGATGA
- a CDS encoding sulfatase → MAHRQPDIVLLVLDTRRVDRFACLGYPTHTSPNLDAFARECTRFEWAIAPAQWSIPAHASLFTGEYPSVHGMFQTTSVLADALPTLAERLRDGGYFTAAFCNNPLVGVVNNGLRRGFQSFLNYVGLITTHPNQASPQSGLLDKYRQWFKRKFAEFVSGVQGVVANSERLTELSFTPLFFPIWQAALSLKGNSARSLSDAARLLIRREGLSPRQPIFCFINLMDTHMPYHAPRRLVERFAPQFLRDRELQRYLRRFNSDAFGWLAPLEDEIAPAHKALLDGMYDAQAAWQDEMVGAFFDKLRASGALDRALFIITSDHGEHLGERQLVGHTISLYNELIHVPLLVRDPRGEFAPGACVDRFVSSRRLFHTTLAAAELASPAERALSLVNVGANDPEQGEAFSEAVLPLNVQHLLMRRKPELARQRGADRRRIAVCSGRYKLIQIGTDGFELYDLVRDPGETENLCNKLPSQVESLQERLRAFALQQSGRQATEQAVTSDDPLVLNRLRDLGYLE, encoded by the coding sequence ATGGCTCATCGCCAACCCGACATCGTGCTGCTCGTGCTCGACACGCGCAGGGTAGATCGTTTCGCTTGCCTCGGCTACCCCACCCACACCTCGCCGAACCTCGACGCATTCGCCCGCGAATGCACGCGCTTCGAATGGGCTATCGCGCCCGCGCAATGGAGCATTCCGGCGCACGCCTCGCTCTTTACGGGCGAGTATCCGTCCGTCCACGGCATGTTCCAAACGACCAGCGTGCTCGCCGATGCGCTGCCCACGCTGGCCGAGCGCCTGCGTGACGGCGGCTATTTCACGGCCGCCTTTTGCAACAACCCGCTCGTCGGCGTGGTGAACAACGGACTGCGGCGCGGCTTCCAGAGCTTCCTCAACTACGTCGGCCTGATCACCACGCATCCCAATCAGGCCAGCCCGCAGTCCGGCCTCCTGGACAAATACCGGCAATGGTTCAAGCGTAAATTCGCCGAGTTCGTCTCCGGCGTGCAAGGCGTCGTCGCCAATTCCGAGCGGCTGACCGAGCTGTCGTTCACGCCGCTCTTCTTCCCGATCTGGCAGGCGGCGCTGAGCTTGAAGGGCAATTCGGCGCGTTCACTCAGCGACGCTGCCCGCCTGCTCATCCGACGCGAAGGGCTTTCGCCGCGCCAGCCGATCTTCTGCTTCATCAACCTGATGGACACGCACATGCCGTATCACGCGCCGCGCCGGCTGGTGGAGCGCTTTGCGCCGCAGTTCCTGCGCGATCGCGAGTTGCAGCGTTACCTGCGCCGCTTCAACAGCGACGCCTTCGGCTGGTTGGCGCCGCTGGAAGACGAGATCGCGCCGGCGCACAAAGCGCTGCTGGACGGCATGTATGACGCGCAGGCGGCCTGGCAAGATGAGATGGTCGGCGCGTTCTTCGACAAATTGCGCGCGAGCGGCGCACTCGACCGTGCGTTGTTCATCATCACGTCCGACCACGGCGAGCACCTGGGCGAACGGCAACTGGTCGGCCACACCATCTCGCTCTACAACGAGTTGATCCACGTGCCGCTGCTCGTGCGCGATCCGCGAGGCGAATTTGCACCCGGCGCGTGCGTGGATCGCTTTGTGTCGTCGCGGCGGCTGTTTCACACGACGCTCGCCGCTGCCGAACTCGCCTCTCCGGCGGAGCGCGCGCTTTCGCTGGTGAACGTCGGCGCGAACGACCCCGAACAGGGTGAAGCGTTCTCCGAGGCAGTCCTGCCGCTCAACGTGCAACACTTGCTCATGCGCCGCAAGCCGGAGCTGGCCCGCCAGCGCGGTGCGGATCGGCGGCGCATCGCCGTGTGCAGCGGGCGCTACAAGCTCATCCAAATTGGCACCGACGGCTTCGAGCTCTACGACCTGGTGCGCGACCCCGGTGAAACGGAGAACCTATGTAACAAACTGCCGTCGCAGGTCGAGTCGCTGCAGGAGCGGCTGCGCGCGTTCGCGCTGCAGCAATCAGGCCGCCAAGCTACCGAACAAGCTGTGACGAGCGACGACCCGCTCGTGCTGAACCGCTTGAGAGATTTGGGTTATCTGGAGTGA
- a CDS encoding fatty acid desaturase produces MPILKERPVKALPFTEQRGFRQTLNQRVNDYLKANNLPARDMPAMYAKTAVVLAWWLIIYLAIMLGGLPPLVNLLLCVVWAFSIAGIGFSIMHDANHGAYSNRPHVNKLLSFSAEFLGISGFRWRTKHNVWHHTYTNIAGLDDDVETFGTMRLSPHEAWKPIHRFQHWYFPLIYSFIGFDFIIRDFLMIFTGKSDANHVYPKMSRNDKLVFWAGKAFFFTIMIGLPLWVFPWWQVLVGFVVVVLTVGLLTGLVFQLAHIMEAADFPEPSGDPLHIANEWAIHEVQTTVNFAPRNRILNWYIGGLNYQIEHHLLPHVCHLNYPVLAPIVRRTCEEFGIRYHSHPTWRKAFMSHWQMLRTLGQRPGGCDLRRRSQVTA; encoded by the coding sequence TTGCCTATCCTCAAAGAACGTCCTGTCAAAGCGCTCCCGTTCACCGAACAGCGTGGCTTTCGCCAAACCCTGAACCAACGCGTCAACGACTATCTGAAAGCGAACAATCTGCCCGCGCGCGACATGCCGGCGATGTACGCGAAGACGGCCGTGGTGCTGGCCTGGTGGTTGATCATCTACCTGGCGATCATGCTCGGTGGCCTTCCGCCGCTGGTGAATCTCCTGCTGTGCGTCGTGTGGGCGTTCAGCATCGCCGGCATCGGCTTCAGCATCATGCACGACGCCAACCACGGCGCCTACTCGAACCGGCCGCACGTGAACAAGCTGCTCAGCTTCAGCGCCGAATTCTTGGGCATCAGCGGGTTTCGCTGGCGCACCAAACACAACGTGTGGCATCATACCTACACCAACATCGCCGGCCTCGATGACGACGTCGAAACGTTCGGCACAATGCGCCTTTCGCCGCATGAGGCTTGGAAGCCGATCCACCGATTCCAGCACTGGTACTTCCCGCTGATCTACAGCTTCATCGGATTCGACTTCATCATCCGCGACTTTTTGATGATCTTCACCGGCAAGAGCGACGCAAACCATGTGTATCCGAAGATGAGTCGCAACGATAAGCTGGTGTTCTGGGCCGGTAAAGCTTTCTTCTTCACGATCATGATCGGACTACCGCTCTGGGTCTTCCCGTGGTGGCAGGTATTGGTCGGGTTCGTGGTCGTGGTGCTCACGGTCGGGCTGCTGACCGGGTTGGTGTTCCAGCTGGCGCACATCATGGAAGCGGCGGATTTCCCCGAACCGTCTGGCGACCCGTTACATATCGCCAACGAGTGGGCCATCCACGAAGTGCAGACGACGGTGAACTTCGCGCCGCGCAACCGCATCTTGAACTGGTATATCGGCGGGCTGAACTATCAAATCGAGCACCATCTGTTGCCTCACGTTTGCCATCTGAACTATCCGGTGCTTGCGCCGATCGTGCGTCGCACATGCGAGGAGTTTGGGATTAGGTATCACAGCCATCCAACCTGGCGCAAGGCGTTCATGAGCCATTGGCAGATGCTGCGCACGCTGGGGCAAAGGCCGGGAGGTTGCGACTTGCGCCGTCGTAGCCAAGTGACGGCGTGA
- a CDS encoding multidrug ABC transporter ATP-binding protein, giving the protein MLRSLVKSLPRISQDEPPSSPPRRTLSRLFGYLRPYRARMLLTLSIYIVCVTLGQLYPFVDRKLIDEHIAINNPDGFLPLLLLAVVMHALNWAGVYVRLYLIQRISWDILVDLRRQLFHHVAGLSFKFHENEPVGKTMTRFIGDANTLNDFLTNQVANVVNDVMSGLIVIVLMFAINPTLTLIALCMLPVLTVIGLYMRPRLYEGWERVRENMTRFNIFLAENIAGMRVIQAFVREHVNLGQFQAANRRVVTEWMKVIGLQSWFSPLVEITRSVALVIVLFIAANRLGVGGEALTVGTLVAFTAYINNLWTPISTLTNMYVVLQATLASADKVFQLLDTPATVTDAPNAVTLPPIKGEIVFDHVYFGYDGSRNVLEDICLRIEPGQLVALVGQTGSGKTTMASLVCRFYDVTGGRITVDGYDVRAVTQQSLRSQIGVVLQEPFIFSDTIANNIRYGRPDASMDEVIAAAKKANCHDFIMRLSDGYETVAHERGSQFSVGQRQLLSIARAILADPRVIVLDEATSAVDTETERLIQDAFEKLLAAEDSPHGRRTAIVIAHRLSTIRKADQIVVLKHGRIVEVGNHETLVNKPDGYYAALVRAQASGH; this is encoded by the coding sequence ATGCTCAGGAGTCTGGTCAAATCCCTCCCACGCATTAGCCAGGACGAGCCGCCCTCGTCGCCGCCGCGCCGGACGTTGAGCCGGCTGTTCGGGTACCTGCGGCCCTATCGCGCCCGCATGCTGCTCACACTGAGCATCTACATCGTGTGTGTCACGCTCGGGCAGCTCTACCCTTTTGTTGACCGCAAGTTGATTGACGAGCACATCGCCATCAACAACCCGGATGGCTTTCTACCGCTGTTGCTGCTGGCGGTGGTGATGCATGCCCTCAACTGGGCCGGCGTGTATGTCCGGCTATACCTGATCCAGCGCATTAGCTGGGACATCCTAGTGGACCTGCGCCGGCAGCTCTTCCACCACGTCGCTGGCCTGTCGTTCAAGTTTCACGAAAACGAGCCGGTCGGCAAGACGATGACGCGCTTCATCGGCGACGCGAACACGCTGAACGACTTCCTCACCAACCAGGTGGCGAACGTGGTCAACGACGTGATGTCCGGCCTGATCGTGATCGTGCTGATGTTCGCCATCAACCCGACGCTCACCCTGATCGCCCTGTGCATGCTGCCGGTGCTCACCGTGATCGGCCTGTATATGCGCCCGCGGCTGTACGAAGGTTGGGAGCGCGTGCGCGAGAATATGACGCGCTTCAACATCTTTCTGGCCGAGAACATCGCCGGCATGCGCGTCATCCAAGCGTTCGTGCGCGAGCACGTCAACCTGGGTCAGTTCCAGGCCGCCAACCGGCGCGTGGTGACCGAGTGGATGAAGGTGATCGGGCTGCAATCGTGGTTCTCGCCGCTGGTGGAAATCACCCGCTCGGTGGCGCTGGTGATCGTGCTGTTCATCGCGGCCAATCGGCTCGGCGTCGGCGGCGAAGCGTTGACCGTGGGCACACTGGTCGCCTTCACGGCCTACATCAACAACCTATGGACGCCGATCAGCACGTTGACCAACATGTATGTGGTGCTGCAAGCGACGCTGGCTTCGGCGGACAAAGTGTTCCAGTTGCTGGATACCCCGGCGACCGTCACCGATGCGCCCAACGCGGTCACCTTGCCGCCTATCAAGGGGGAGATCGTCTTCGATCACGTGTACTTCGGCTACGACGGGTCGCGCAACGTCCTGGAGGATATTTGTCTGCGGATTGAGCCGGGGCAGTTGGTTGCGCTCGTCGGGCAAACCGGCTCCGGCAAGACGACGATGGCCAGCCTCGTGTGCCGCTTCTACGACGTGACCGGCGGGCGCATCACGGTGGACGGTTACGACGTGCGCGCGGTGACCCAGCAATCGCTCCGCTCGCAGATCGGCGTGGTGCTGCAGGAGCCGTTCATCTTCAGCGACACCATCGCGAACAACATCCGCTACGGCCGGCCGGACGCCTCGATGGACGAAGTGATCGCCGCAGCCAAGAAGGCGAACTGCCACGACTTCATCATGCGGCTGAGCGACGGCTACGAGACCGTGGCCCACGAGCGCGGCTCGCAGTTCTCCGTGGGGCAGCGCCAGTTGCTCTCGATCGCCCGCGCCATCTTGGCCGATCCGCGCGTGATCGTGCTCGACGAAGCGACCTCAGCGGTGGACACCGAGACCGAACGGCTGATCCAGGACGCGTTCGAGAAGCTGCTGGCAGCCGAGGATTCGCCGCACGGCCGGCGGACGGCCATCGTGATTGCGCACCGGCTCTCGACGATCCGAAAGGCCGATCAGATCGTGGTGCTCAAGCACGGGCGGATCGTCGAGGTGGGCAACCACGAAACGCTGGTGAACAAGCCGGATGGTTACTACGCCGCGCTGGTGCGGGCGCAGGCGAGCGGTCATTGA
- a CDS encoding amidase translates to MTTTPSTLIAAAAAVRAGHCSPIALVEAAIERIAHFRDLNAIAFLDAERALDEARAREREAREGCIRGSLHGVPLTVKDLFNVRGMPTRAGTRAPLPPIHPDEAVAVARLREAGAIILAKTNLQEIALGLNGENPWTGDVKNPHDPARQAGGSSSGSAAATAVGIGYGSLGTDTAGSIRLPASFCGVVGFKPSHGTVSLDGALALIPSCDHAGPITRTVADAAAMFTALSARDGNLHGFAGGAPRFVVPRDYLEGALTPEVRAAFETLVERLRAAGATVTDVALDIGDAGEAFLPLRAESVMVHRRALETQPETFAPNVREALMRGYAFSAVQYLEAKQRQLEMRAAIHRALRDADALLMPTAPCVAPPRGTVEIELESGLKNLRLAILHLTSPAAFAGVPALSLPFAWLGGLPVGVQVIVPFGEDERALRAGAWIERTLAE, encoded by the coding sequence ATGACGACCACACCCTCAACGCTCATCGCCGCCGCCGCCGCCGTCCGCGCTGGCCACTGCTCGCCCATCGCGCTCGTCGAAGCGGCAATTGAGCGCATCGCCCATTTCCGCGACCTCAACGCGATTGCCTTCCTAGATGCCGAGCGCGCCCTGGACGAAGCGCGCGCACGCGAGCGCGAGGCGCGCGAAGGGTGCATTCGCGGCTCGCTGCACGGCGTGCCGTTGACGGTTAAAGACCTGTTCAACGTGCGCGGCATGCCCACACGCGCCGGCACGCGCGCGCCGTTGCCGCCGATTCACCCCGACGAGGCAGTTGCCGTGGCGCGGTTGCGCGAGGCCGGCGCGATCATCCTAGCCAAGACCAACTTGCAGGAGATCGCGCTGGGGTTGAACGGGGAGAACCCATGGACCGGCGACGTGAAGAACCCGCACGACCCGGCGCGGCAGGCAGGCGGGTCGTCATCCGGCTCGGCAGCCGCGACGGCAGTCGGCATCGGCTACGGCTCGCTGGGCACCGACACTGCCGGCTCGATCCGCCTGCCGGCGTCGTTCTGCGGCGTGGTGGGCTTCAAGCCATCGCATGGCACGGTTTCGCTCGACGGCGCGCTGGCGCTGATCCCGAGCTGCGATCACGCCGGGCCGATCACGCGCACGGTGGCCGATGCAGCGGCGATGTTCACAGCCTTGTCGGCCCGCGATGGAAACCTGCACGGCTTCGCAGGTGGGGCGCCGCGCTTCGTCGTCCCACGCGATTACCTCGAGGGTGCGCTGACGCCGGAGGTGCGCGCCGCGTTCGAGACGCTCGTCGAGCGCCTGCGCGCAGCCGGCGCTACCGTTACCGATGTCGCGCTGGACATCGGCGACGCCGGCGAGGCTTTTCTGCCCTTACGTGCGGAGTCGGTGATGGTGCATCGCCGCGCCTTGGAGACGCAGCCGGAGACGTTTGCGCCCAACGTGCGCGAGGCGCTGATGCGCGGCTATGCGTTCAGCGCAGTGCAGTACTTGGAAGCCAAGCAGCGCCAGTTGGAGATGCGCGCGGCGATCCATCGCGCGCTGCGCGACGCCGACGCCCTGCTGATGCCGACGGCGCCATGCGTGGCCCCGCCGCGTGGCACGGTCGAGATCGAGTTGGAATCCGGCCTCAAGAATCTGCGCTTGGCGATCTTGCACCTCACGTCGCCGGCGGCATTTGCCGGCGTGCCGGCGCTATCGCTGCCGTTCGCGTGGCTCGGCGGGCTGCCGGTCGGCGTCCAGGTGATCGTGCCGTTCGGTGAAGATGAACGCGCGCTGCGCGCAGGTGCGTGGATCGAGCGCACGCTGGCCGAGTGA
- a CDS encoding methionine gamma-lyase: MTGQSSLADGARRAYHDGMIQDDYPTLDGRPLSPESLMMSYGYDPHLSEGAVKPPIFQTSTFVFRSAEEGKAFFEIAMGERPRGAAEPMGLIYSRLNNPNLEILEDRLTLWDRAEACAVFSSGMSAIATTLLYLLNPGDVIVHSEPLYGGTDYLIKRILPRFGIGNAGFRASGRAEDIQTALAQPEVAERVAVIFVETPANPTNALVDIGACVAAARLLSTPTRRVRVAVDNTFLGPLFQHPLQMGADLVLYSATKFIGGHSDLIAGACLGPADLIEGVKGMRLMLGTMADAHTSWLLLRSLETLKVRMEAQAAGARRVARFLAQHPKVERVYYPGLLAPSDAGYDIFKKQCLSTGSMVTFNVRAMEGSDGEAEAFRFLNALKLFHLAVSLGGTESLAEHPYTMTHADVALEDRLAMGITPKMVRLSIGLESPEDLIADLGQALRSV; the protein is encoded by the coding sequence GTGACCGGCCAGTCGTCGCTTGCCGACGGCGCGCGGCGCGCCTACCATGACGGCATGATCCAAGACGATTATCCGACCCTCGACGGCCGGCCGCTCAGCCCCGAGAGCTTGATGATGAGCTACGGCTACGATCCGCATCTCTCGGAAGGCGCGGTCAAGCCGCCGATCTTTCAGACCTCGACGTTCGTCTTTCGCAGCGCAGAGGAGGGCAAGGCGTTCTTTGAGATCGCCATGGGCGAGCGTCCACGCGGCGCCGCCGAGCCGATGGGTCTGATCTACAGCCGCCTGAACAATCCCAACCTGGAGATCCTGGAAGACCGCCTGACGCTTTGGGATCGCGCCGAGGCTTGCGCGGTCTTCAGCAGCGGCATGTCGGCGATCGCCACCACGCTGCTCTATCTGCTGAACCCGGGCGACGTGATCGTGCACAGCGAGCCGCTCTACGGTGGCACCGACTACCTGATCAAACGCATTTTGCCGCGCTTTGGCATCGGGAACGCGGGCTTTCGGGCGAGCGGCCGGGCGGAGGACATTCAGACGGCGCTGGCGCAGCCGGAGGTTGCAGAGCGGGTTGCCGTGATCTTCGTCGAGACGCCGGCCAACCCAACCAACGCGCTGGTGGACATCGGCGCATGCGTCGCAGCCGCCAGGCTGCTTTCGACGCCAACCCGGCGCGTGCGTGTCGCAGTGGACAATACCTTCCTCGGGCCGCTCTTCCAACATCCATTGCAGATGGGTGCAGACCTGGTGTTGTATTCGGCGACGAAATTCATCGGCGGTCATAGCGACTTGATCGCCGGCGCGTGCCTGGGCCCGGCCGACCTCATCGAGGGCGTCAAGGGGATGCGGCTGATGCTCGGCACGATGGCCGACGCGCACACGAGCTGGTTGCTGCTGCGATCGTTAGAGACGCTGAAGGTGCGCATGGAAGCGCAAGCTGCCGGCGCGCGCCGCGTCGCGCGCTTCCTCGCTCAACATCCTAAGGTGGAGCGCGTGTATTACCCCGGGTTACTCGCGCCTTCCGACGCCGGATATGACATCTTTAAGAAACAGTGCCTTTCGACCGGCAGCATGGTCACGTTCAATGTGCGCGCCATGGAAGGCAGCGACGGTGAAGCGGAGGCCTTTCGCTTCCTGAATGCACTCAAGCTCTTCCACCTCGCCGTGAGCCTAGGCGGGACCGAATCGCTGGCCGAGCATCCGTATACGATGACCCATGCCGACGTCGCGCTCGAAGACCGGCTGGCAATGGGCATCACGCCGAAGATGGTGCGATTGTCCATCGGGCTGGAAAGCCCGGAGGACTTGATCGCTGACCTGGGACAGGCGTTGCGAAGCGTGTGA